In Patescibacteria group bacterium, a single window of DNA contains:
- a CDS encoding ribonuclease HI family protein: MATKRRHTTRLTAVKIYSDGGARGNPGPAGIGVVICDKDGRCKKFSRFIGRATNNQAEYQALIFALEKGREMQTQEIECFLDSELITNQLNGVYKIKNKALKPLFEKVIALSIFFNSVSFRHIPREKNKKADKLVNQVIDAHT; this comes from the coding sequence ATGGCAACAAAACGCAGGCACACGACCCGCCTGACGGCAGTCAAAATTTATAGCGATGGAGGAGCGCGCGGCAATCCTGGTCCTGCTGGAATCGGAGTGGTAATTTGCGACAAAGATGGAAGATGCAAAAAATTCTCGCGCTTTATCGGCAGAGCAACCAATAATCAAGCGGAATATCAAGCCTTGATTTTTGCTTTAGAAAAAGGGCGGGAAATGCAAACCCAAGAAATAGAGTGCTTTTTGGATTCAGAACTCATTACAAACCAGCTAAACGGTGTCTATAAAATAAAAAATAAGGCTTTAAAACCCCTTTTTGAAAAAGTAATCGCTCTTTCCATCTTCTTTAATAGCGTCTCCTTCCGCCACATCCCGCGCGAAAAAAACAAAAAGGCGGACAAGCTTGTTAATCAAGTTATTGACGCTCACACCTAA
- the priA gene encoding primosomal protein N' encodes MKYVQVVPVSNIPFGKNQFFTYQTSEEKIKIGQEVIVPFRSLALRGVVWGFTEKPRFKTKEIGKIVRSEMLEVSEMLEAEEIVLDKNARKLALWISQYYYCSLGLVIKLMLPPQVKKGKDIIFSRKIRDVKVKLTASQSKVLKTILNSRKSVFLLHGVTGSGKTEIYLRLCNYILNQGKQVIILVPEISLTQQAIDRFSARFPGKIAVVHSRLTKGERLGARERIRSGKAQIIIGPRSAVFAPARNLGLIVLDEEHDPSFKQYDQNPRYHARAVALELGRLTHSKVILGSATPLVESYYEAIKGTFQLLELPQRINKEKMPEVEIVDMRGDFQKGNRSILSQKMKEELNRVLVQKKQAILFVNRRGAASFVFCRDCGFTLKCPHCDVSLTYHMSGSSRLLCHYCGYNISPPAFCPNCKSPYVRYGGLGTERIEDEIRAFFPKARTARFDRDATARKDAHQNLYYDFSNHKIDILIGTQMLAQGWDLPKVALIGIIAADADLNLPDFRSSERTFQLLTQVAGRTGRGKERGKVILQTYNPDIFVIQASAQHDYKLFFKQELKMREELAFPPFSKIVKLIYQNYKKDKAEKESLRLARIFRNYIKRNKLALTILGPAPTFIPRIRRRYRYHLILMFPPEEWAKKSQVLRLAPVDWIIDVEPESLL; translated from the coding sequence ATGAAATATGTTCAAGTAGTCCCAGTGTCTAATATTCCATTTGGTAAAAATCAATTTTTTACTTATCAAACTTCGGAGGAGAAGATTAAAATTGGTCAAGAAGTAATCGTCCCCTTTCGCTCGCTCGCTCTCCGGGGAGTAGTTTGGGGATTTACGGAGAAACCTCGATTTAAAACCAAAGAGATAGGCAAAATTGTCAGGTCGGAGATGCTGGAAGTATCGGAGATGCTGGAAGCAGAGGAAATTGTTTTAGACAAAAACGCGCGTAAACTTGCCCTTTGGATATCGCAATATTATTACTGTTCTTTAGGTCTTGTAATTAAATTAATGCTTCCGCCGCAGGTGAAGAAAGGTAAAGATATTATATTTTCTCGGAAGATTCGGGATGTGAAAGTGAAACTCACAGCGAGCCAAAGTAAAGTTTTAAAAACAATTTTAAATTCTCGCAAGTCGGTATTTTTACTTCACGGCGTTACTGGGTCAGGCAAGACTGAAATTTATCTGCGACTTTGCAATTATATACTTAATCAAGGAAAACAAGTCATTATTCTCGTTCCGGAAATTTCCTTGACACAGCAAGCCATTGACCGTTTTAGCGCGCGTTTTCCGGGGAAAATTGCCGTGGTTCACAGCCGTTTAACCAAAGGCGAAAGACTGGGAGCTCGGGAGAGAATTAGAAGCGGGAAAGCGCAGATTATTATTGGACCGCGTTCCGCTGTTTTCGCGCCAGCGCGGAATTTAGGTTTAATCGTTTTAGACGAAGAGCATGACCCTTCTTTTAAACAGTATGACCAGAATCCCCGCTATCACGCTCGCGCGGTAGCTTTGGAGTTAGGAAGGCTCACCCATTCTAAAGTGATTTTAGGCAGCGCCACTCCCCTTGTGGAAAGTTATTATGAGGCTATAAAAGGCACCTTTCAATTATTGGAGTTGCCGCAAAGAATTAACAAAGAAAAGATGCCGGAAGTGGAAATTGTTGATATGAGAGGTGATTTTCAGAAAGGCAACCGCTCTATTTTGAGTCAAAAAATGAAGGAAGAGTTGAACAGGGTTCTTGTTCAAAAAAAACAAGCCATTCTGTTCGTTAATCGTCGGGGCGCGGCGAGTTTTGTTTTCTGCCGCGATTGTGGTTTTACTTTAAAATGTCCGCATTGCGATGTTTCTTTAACTTACCATATGAGCGGTTCTTCCCGTCTCCTTTGCCATTATTGCGGTTATAATATTTCCCCGCCCGCCTTCTGCCCCAATTGCAAAAGCCCTTATGTGCGATACGGGGGGCTTGGGACAGAAAGAATAGAAGACGAAATTAGGGCTTTTTTTCCAAAAGCGCGGACCGCGCGTTTTGACCGTGACGCTACCGCGCGCAAAGACGCCCATCAAAACCTTTATTATGATTTTTCAAACCATAAAATCGATATTTTAATTGGCACCCAAATGCTTGCTCAAGGCTGGGATTTGCCAAAGGTAGCTTTAATTGGTATAATCGCGGCGGATGCAGATCTTAATTTGCCAGACTTTCGCTCCAGCGAACGCACCTTTCAGCTTTTAACGCAGGTTGCGGGACGCACTGGTCGCGGCAAAGAGCGAGGCAAGGTTATTCTCCAGACCTATAATCCTGATATTTTTGTGATTCAAGCATCGGCGCAGCACGATTATAAGCTGTTTTTCAAACAAGAGTTGAAGATGCGCGAGGAGCTTGCCTTTCCGCCTTTTTCTAAAATTGTCAAGCTCATTTATCAAAATTACAAAAAGGACAAAGCAGAGAAAGAGAGTTTGCGCTTGGCTAGAATTTTCAGAAATTATATAAAAAGGAACAAGCTAGCGCTGACTATTTTAGGTCCAGCTCCCACCTTTATTCCCCGCATTCGCAGACGCTACCGTTATCATTTAATTTTAATGTTTCCGCCAGAAGAATGGGCAAAAAAGTCACAGGTTTTGAGATTAGCGCCCGTGGATTGGATTATTGATGTGGAGCCGGAAAGTTTATTATAA
- the fmt gene encoding methionyl-tRNA formyltransferase codes for MQRYRVIFMGTSEFAVPILERLASSSFNIVGVFCQPDRPKGRGLKYQHCAMKNIASQYNFPLFQPENLKNKVIVGKIQDLKPELIIVAAYGLIIPQIILEIPQFGCLNVHPSLLPRYRGSSPIQSAIIEGEKETGVTIMLLDEKVDHGPILAQKKIKIEKDDDIFSLSERLAKYGADLLLKILPSYFRGEIKPVPQDHTQATLTKMIKKEDGQIDWSEDAAKIARKIRACLGWPGSFTFWGEKRIIILEAEAKNADRYREKNGEVFEIDAELCIQCGEGILKIKKLRLEGKKQVTGVEFLRGYSAIIGAVLH; via the coding sequence ATGCAAAGATACAGAGTTATTTTTATGGGCACTTCGGAATTTGCTGTGCCAATTTTGGAGAGACTCGCGTCTTCTAGTTTTAATATTGTCGGTGTTTTTTGCCAGCCGGATCGTCCGAAAGGAAGAGGATTAAAATATCAACATTGCGCGATGAAAAACATAGCCTCTCAATACAATTTTCCCCTATTCCAGCCCGAGAACCTGAAAAATAAGGTAATAGTGGGTAAAATTCAGGATTTAAAACCAGAGTTAATTATTGTCGCCGCCTATGGTTTAATTATACCCCAAATAATTTTGGAGATTCCGCAATTTGGCTGTCTTAATGTTCATCCTTCCTTACTCCCCCGCTATCGCGGTTCCTCGCCTATTCAGAGTGCGATTATTGAAGGGGAAAAAGAAACGGGGGTTACAATTATGCTTTTGGATGAAAAAGTGGATCACGGGCCAATTTTGGCGCAAAAAAAGATAAAAATAGAGAAAGATGATGATATTTTTTCTTTGAGCGAGAGATTAGCGAAATATGGAGCAGATTTGTTGCTTAAAATTTTACCATCATATTTTAGAGGAGAGATTAAACCTGTGCCCCAGGATCACACTCAAGCTACTTTGACGAAAATGATTAAAAAAGAAGATGGTCAGATTGATTGGAGCGAAGATGCCGCGAAAATCGCGCGCAAAATCCGCGCTTGTCTTGGCTGGCCGGGGAGCTTCACTTTTTGGGGAGAAAAAAGAATTATTATTTTAGAGGCTGAAGCCAAAAATGCAGACCGTTACCGTGAGAAAAACGGCGAGGTCTTTGAAATTGACGCTGAATTATGTATTCAATGCGGGGAAGGGATCTTAAAAATAAAAAAACTCCGCTTGGAGGGAAAAAAACAAGTCACGGGAGTAGAATTTTTAAGGGGTTACTCCGCAATTATTGGGGCGGTTTTACATTAA
- the def gene encoding peptide deformylase, whose amino-acid sequence MSILRILTDRDPILRKKCAEVDDVSDPFIRGLVLNMRDTLEKHKGIGLAAPQVGVNKRVILVKLWREEYVLINPRLTSASREKEMGEEGCLSLPGVFLNLERSKKVRVKALDQNGKKIKMKAKGLLARVLQHEIDHLEGILINDRVKD is encoded by the coding sequence ATGTCGATTTTACGTATTTTAACCGATCGCGATCCGATTTTACGCAAAAAGTGTGCTGAAGTGGATGACGTTTCCGATCCCTTTATTCGAGGGCTGGTTTTGAATATGCGGGATACCTTAGAGAAGCATAAAGGGATTGGTTTAGCCGCTCCCCAGGTGGGAGTGAACAAAAGGGTAATTTTAGTGAAACTTTGGCGGGAGGAATATGTTTTAATCAACCCGCGTTTAACCTCTGCCTCGCGGGAGAAAGAAATGGGCGAGGAAGGTTGTCTTTCTTTGCCGGGCGTGTTTTTAAATCTGGAGAGGTCAAAGAAGGTGCGGGTGAAAGCCTTAGATCAAAATGGTAAGAAGATAAAAATGAAAGCTAAGGGCTTACTTGCCCGCGTTTTACAGCATGAGATTGACCATTTGGAGGGGATATTAATTAACGATAGAGTAAAGGATTAA